One genomic region from Leptolyngbyaceae cyanobacterium JSC-12 encodes:
- a CDS encoding hypothetical protein (IMG reference gene:2510097113), with the protein MSMANKVLSSDQRQVELQDASEILHRLASEELLIVNSRRRNGVIIYKQYYAEFAGPGAAVGGFFDVDCRQIIPVGELSLVYPADQEERQKAYLIRRQWIRLTHQLTDNPLPMQRAQMILNQFENYFGTETVEQLPDEAFALMVGVLPQTVRTLRQNSANGDVRT; encoded by the coding sequence ATGAGTATGGCAAACAAAGTTTTGAGTTCTGACCAACGACAAGTTGAGCTACAGGATGCAAGCGAAATCTTGCATCGATTAGCAAGTGAGGAACTGTTGATTGTCAACAGTCGCAGGCGAAATGGAGTAATTATTTATAAGCAGTATTATGCTGAATTTGCGGGTCCGGGTGCGGCCGTCGGTGGTTTTTTTGATGTAGATTGCCGGCAAATTATTCCGGTGGGTGAGTTATCCCTTGTATATCCTGCCGATCAAGAAGAACGGCAAAAAGCATACCTAATTAGACGACAATGGATTCGGTTAACTCATCAATTGACTGACAATCCACTGCCGATGCAGAGAGCACAGATGATTTTAAACCAGTTTGAGAATTACTTCGGGACTGAAACAGTTGAGCAACTTCCAGATGAGGCATTTGCTTTAATGGTTGGAGTTTTACCGCAGACGGTTAGAACGTTACGACAAAATTCGGCCAATGGGGATGTGAGAACCTGA